In Bdellovibrio sp. GT3, one genomic interval encodes:
- a CDS encoding ABC transporter permease produces MAVIKKYWLLYISMFRASFIADLEYRVNFLTRIVTDIFWYIAQIMTFEVLFMHTPMIGAWNHAQMRVFLGVVFVVDALYMIILSENLDQFSEKVRKGDLDLLLAKPANSQFMISLQKASTPAIGNLVIATSWFIYSMIQLPDFEWIRLFWLIILIPCGLVALYSMRFSMAATAVIFARSENLQFIWYQIYRLGMRPDSIYVPWLKWMLLTALPVGVIASLPAKALLEPASYGLFAWAIILSAILIYGTNKFWKFALKNYSSASS; encoded by the coding sequence ATGGCAGTCATAAAAAAATACTGGCTTCTTTATATCTCGATGTTCCGTGCAAGCTTCATCGCGGACCTTGAATACCGCGTGAACTTCTTAACTCGTATCGTGACTGATATTTTCTGGTATATCGCACAGATCATGACCTTTGAAGTCCTATTCATGCACACACCGATGATCGGCGCCTGGAATCACGCACAAATGCGTGTTTTCCTGGGTGTGGTTTTTGTTGTGGATGCTCTTTATATGATTATTCTGTCCGAGAATCTGGATCAGTTCTCTGAAAAAGTTCGCAAGGGTGATCTGGATTTGCTTTTGGCGAAACCTGCAAACTCCCAGTTCATGATCAGTCTGCAAAAGGCTTCGACCCCAGCCATTGGCAATCTTGTGATTGCCACTTCCTGGTTTATCTATAGCATGATTCAGCTTCCCGACTTTGAATGGATCAGATTATTCTGGCTGATTATTTTGATTCCTTGTGGATTGGTGGCGCTTTATTCGATGCGCTTCTCGATGGCGGCCACAGCGGTGATTTTTGCTCGCTCTGAGAATCTACAATTCATATGGTATCAAATTTATCGTTTGGGTATGCGACCCGATTCAATCTATGTACCTTGGCTTAAGTGGATGTTGTTGACTGCACTTCCTGTAGGAGTCATCGCAAGCTTGCCAGCTAAAGCCCTGCTAGAACCTGCGTCCTATGGTCTATTTGCCTGGGCTATCATTCTGTCCGCCATTCTAATTTACGGAACCAATAAGTTCTGGAAGTTCGCTCTGAAAAACTACTCAAGCGCCAGCTCCTAA
- a CDS encoding fibronectin type III domain-containing protein has product MKIFASLIAFAVTLALTAPALAEGGGPTHHTKEELKEKMNLLFPPKEVNKDDQIIPAKPELTSPEYFAAIKGETVQLKWKEAKDAQEYHVQVATDANFKWLVADDQHVKATTFDVSKLEAGKHYFWRVASVRPNNWSTHRKSYFAMSMFETPASAAAAPAK; this is encoded by the coding sequence ATGAAGATCTTTGCATCTCTGATCGCGTTTGCTGTGACTTTGGCCCTAACTGCACCTGCTTTGGCAGAAGGCGGCGGTCCTACTCACCACACAAAAGAAGAGCTTAAAGAGAAGATGAATCTTTTGTTCCCACCAAAAGAAGTGAACAAAGACGATCAAATCATCCCTGCAAAACCTGAGTTGACGAGCCCGGAATACTTCGCCGCTATCAAAGGTGAAACTGTTCAATTGAAATGGAAAGAAGCTAAAGACGCTCAAGAATATCACGTGCAAGTTGCAACTGATGCGAACTTCAAATGGTTGGTTGCAGACGATCAACACGTAAAAGCGACGACATTCGACGTTTCCAAACTTGAAGCTGGTAAACACTACTTCTGGCGTGTGGCATCTGTCAGACCAAACAACTGGTCTACTCATCGCAAATCTTACTTTGCAATGTCCATGTTTGAAACTCCAGCATCTGCTGCAGCCGCTCCTGCAAAATAG
- a CDS encoding DASH family cryptochrome encodes MRALYWFRNDLRIHDNEALTWLCNNAQDALFVYSYPLNFSRAGKFRRKFLLESLASLERELALLGHNLIITYAHPEEVIPVLIHKYRINTLVFTSEHTPEETREENQVTSRIVIDKVQSFDQRTLIKKTALPFPLHELPSNMAEYQISLKDSQPDPILPIPLSWPEPISSDEFELDLNREMRMFQVPSRFTGGERQALIRLKEFIWDKDLLRNFKEISSEILQFDDSSKFSPWLSNGSLSPRVVYWEVKNYEQERGANTSTQWMILDLLRRDFFKYYSLKLGPFLFQADTNPTHQPLVDDRLQQELFKSWKSGTTGKHAIDGHMKELNDTGFLPYRCRLDVAKYLTETLNLDWRWGARHFEEMLIDYDPSSNWGNWNYLIGVNATTQRPNNHGGIYDQPGI; translated from the coding sequence ATGAGGGCTCTTTATTGGTTCCGCAACGATCTCAGAATCCATGATAATGAAGCACTGACTTGGCTTTGCAATAATGCCCAGGATGCTTTATTCGTCTATTCATATCCCTTAAATTTCAGTCGCGCCGGGAAATTCCGTCGCAAGTTTTTACTGGAATCCCTGGCCAGTCTGGAAAGGGAGCTCGCACTTCTGGGCCACAACCTGATCATCACCTATGCTCACCCTGAAGAAGTGATACCGGTTCTAATTCACAAATACAGAATCAACACACTGGTATTCACCAGCGAACACACGCCTGAAGAAACCCGGGAGGAAAACCAGGTCACCTCACGCATCGTGATTGATAAAGTTCAATCCTTCGATCAAAGAACACTGATTAAAAAAACCGCGCTGCCATTCCCCCTCCACGAGCTGCCATCAAATATGGCCGAGTATCAAATTTCGCTGAAGGATTCGCAGCCGGACCCCATCCTGCCAATTCCATTATCCTGGCCAGAACCGATTTCGTCTGACGAATTCGAGTTGGATCTGAATCGGGAGATGCGCATGTTTCAGGTTCCGTCCCGCTTCACCGGTGGAGAACGACAGGCCCTGATCCGGCTCAAGGAATTCATCTGGGACAAAGACCTGCTTCGCAATTTCAAGGAAATATCCTCTGAGATACTGCAGTTCGATGACAGTTCCAAGTTTTCCCCGTGGCTTTCCAACGGCAGCCTTTCCCCCCGAGTCGTTTATTGGGAAGTAAAAAACTATGAACAAGAACGTGGCGCCAACACTTCCACTCAGTGGATGATTCTGGATCTGCTGCGACGGGATTTCTTTAAGTACTATTCGCTGAAGCTGGGACCATTTCTGTTTCAAGCGGACACCAATCCCACACACCAACCGCTGGTTGATGATCGACTTCAACAAGAGTTATTTAAAAGCTGGAAAAGCGGCACCACTGGCAAGCACGCGATTGATGGTCATATGAAGGAACTGAACGACACCGGATTCCTTCCCTATCGCTGCCGCCTGGATGTTGCAAAGTATCTGACCGAAACCCTGAACCTGGATTGGCGTTGGGGGGCCCGGCATTTTGAAGAAATGCTTATCGACTACGATCCTTCCAGCAATTGGGGAAATTGGAATTACCTCATCGGAGTCAACGCCACCACTCAACGACCAAATAATCATGGAGGAATTTATGACCAGCCCGGAATTTGA
- a CDS encoding CPXCG motif-containing cysteine-rich protein, whose protein sequence is MTSPEFESFENEQIEHYFKCPYCHKSISMLVDISEPGRQTYVEDCEVCCRPIQVTYSADQGKLVDFAAQKI, encoded by the coding sequence ATGACCAGCCCGGAATTTGAAAGCTTTGAGAATGAACAAATAGAGCATTATTTTAAATGCCCTTACTGCCACAAAAGCATTTCGATGCTGGTGGACATTTCAGAGCCGGGACGTCAAACCTATGTGGAGGACTGCGAAGTCTGCTGTCGCCCAATTCAAGTAACTTACTCCGCAGATCAAGGAAAACTCGTCGACTTCGCAGCGCAAAAAATTTAA
- a CDS encoding transposase: MPRAKAILQAEYPYNISARCINRDWFNVPMEKVWEIFCDELDYATKEYNLVIHSFVLMSNHFHLIASTPDANISQCMQQFMFRVSRRLTRAGNRINETFAGRHFKTILQTHKYYLNAYKYNYRNPVDAGICEKAEDYEFSSLRMKLKLSPSKFPVCEDGTLYSDNEGTLRWLNTPSDPIKLEGYRWGIKRQYFKSKKHRNTNMPMLSDDDLL; the protein is encoded by the coding sequence ATGCCTAGAGCTAAAGCCATTTTACAAGCTGAATATCCCTATAACATTAGCGCCCGATGTATTAACCGTGATTGGTTCAATGTTCCCATGGAAAAGGTGTGGGAAATTTTCTGTGACGAACTGGACTATGCCACTAAAGAGTATAATCTAGTGATTCACAGTTTCGTTCTGATGAGCAATCACTTCCATCTTATTGCATCCACGCCCGACGCAAATATCAGTCAATGTATGCAACAGTTTATGTTTCGAGTGAGTCGTCGATTGACCAGGGCGGGTAATCGCATCAACGAGACCTTTGCCGGTCGTCATTTCAAAACCATTTTGCAGACACATAAATATTATTTGAACGCTTACAAATATAATTACAGAAATCCGGTTGATGCTGGCATTTGTGAAAAGGCTGAAGACTACGAGTTCAGTTCGTTGCGAATGAAGTTGAAACTGTCTCCTTCAAAATTTCCAGTATGTGAAGACGGCACTTTATATTCTGACAACGAGGGGACGCTGCGATGGTTGAATACACCGTCCGATCCGATAAAATTGGAAGGATATAGGTGGGGCATTAAGCGTCAGTACTTCAAATCGAAAAAGCACCGGAATACGAATATGCCGATGCTATCTGATGATGACTTGCTGTGA
- a CDS encoding ABC transporter permease — protein MKKSFAVFWKRNLAFAKLAIVSNLEYRLNYFVDAVLQPTLTTGIEILLWIAVFRGAATAEIAGFTRDYYLSYALWGAFFARICTSWMYEFRMIQEIDSGSINAILTRPMSYYEYYFSQLMGYKFITTLVSMVIPVIAVLAFSLPTKFERLPMSFALEFYYLILVHSISFVVAACAFHLNKVYSFTGAKNLALWLMTGELFPLDLMPEPLKSIMIALPFSSGVYVPVGYLTGRLEIGSVYQSFISVTIGIVVVNLVGAVIWKRGLNAYTGTGA, from the coding sequence TTGAAGAAGTCATTCGCCGTTTTTTGGAAACGGAATCTCGCGTTCGCTAAGCTCGCGATTGTTTCCAATCTCGAGTACAGGCTGAATTATTTCGTCGACGCTGTTTTGCAGCCGACGCTGACCACAGGGATTGAAATCCTGTTGTGGATTGCCGTCTTCCGTGGCGCCGCCACTGCTGAAATCGCAGGATTCACACGTGATTACTATTTGTCTTATGCTTTGTGGGGGGCGTTCTTCGCCCGGATCTGCACCAGCTGGATGTATGAATTCCGCATGATTCAGGAAATCGATTCTGGCAGCATCAATGCGATCCTGACCCGTCCCATGAGTTATTATGAATATTATTTCTCTCAGTTGATGGGATATAAGTTCATCACAACTTTGGTTTCCATGGTCATTCCCGTGATTGCGGTGCTGGCTTTCTCTCTGCCAACAAAGTTTGAACGTCTGCCGATGTCATTTGCTTTGGAATTTTATTATCTGATTCTGGTTCACTCCATCAGTTTTGTAGTGGCCGCCTGCGCGTTTCACTTGAATAAAGTCTATTCATTCACAGGAGCAAAAAATCTGGCTTTGTGGCTTATGACCGGTGAGCTATTTCCTTTAGATCTGATGCCCGAGCCCTTGAAATCCATCATGATTGCCTTGCCATTCAGTTCAGGCGTTTATGTGCCCGTGGGATATCTGACAGGTCGACTGGAGATTGGCTCGGTCTATCAGTCATTCATTTCAGTCACCATTGGGATCGTGGTGGTAAATCTTGTCGGCGCCGTTATTTGGAAGCGCGGACTGAATGCTTACACCGGAACGGGGGCTTAA